Proteins encoded together in one Anoxybacillus flavithermus window:
- a CDS encoding GspE/PulE family protein produces MKKQERKRLGDLLIEAGLITKEQLEETLKEKAPGQKLGDALLQRGYITEQQLIEVLEFQLGIPHVSLYRYPIDPKLMNLVPKEFAKRNMLIPLKQEGDRLFVAMADPMDFFAIDDLRLSTGFHIEVAIASKDDILRAINKYYDIDDSVEEFLNIAPQQEVREQEKLVEDDSPIVKLVNQILQMAVEQRASDIHIDPQETKVVIRYRIDGILRTERALPKHMQGMLTARIKILANMDITEHRVPQDGRIKMNIDFHPVDLRVSTLPTIYGEKIVMRVLDLGAALNDLNKLGFNKVNLQRFIQLIEQPTGIVLITGPTGSGKSSTLYAALNRLNGEHVNIITIEDPVEYQLEGVNQIQVNPNVGMTFAEGLRSILRQDPNIIMVGEIRDRETAEIAIRASLTGHLVLSTLHTNDALSTVARLIDMGVEPFLVATSLSGVVSQRLVRRVCRDCQEEHEPTKREVDIFARRGLKIEKVMRGRGCPTCNMTGYKGRIALHELMVMSDEMRKVILNGEPLSKLREIAIKNKMIFLIDDGLLKVKQGLTTTEEVLRVSIV; encoded by the coding sequence ATGAAAAAGCAAGAACGAAAACGATTAGGTGATTTGTTAATTGAAGCGGGGCTCATTACGAAAGAACAGCTTGAAGAGACGTTAAAGGAAAAAGCGCCGGGGCAAAAGCTAGGCGATGCGTTGTTGCAACGTGGCTATATTACAGAACAACAATTAATTGAAGTATTAGAGTTTCAGCTCGGTATTCCACATGTCAGCTTATATCGTTATCCAATTGATCCGAAATTAATGAACCTTGTGCCGAAAGAATTTGCGAAACGAAATATGCTTATTCCTTTAAAGCAAGAAGGAGATCGTTTATTTGTTGCGATGGCAGATCCGATGGATTTTTTTGCGATCGATGATTTGCGCCTGTCGACAGGTTTTCATATCGAAGTGGCCATTGCCTCAAAGGACGATATTTTACGAGCCATTAATAAGTATTATGATATTGATGACTCGGTTGAAGAGTTTTTAAACATCGCTCCTCAACAAGAGGTGCGTGAGCAAGAGAAGCTTGTTGAAGATGACTCGCCGATCGTAAAGCTTGTCAATCAAATATTACAAATGGCTGTTGAACAGCGAGCGAGCGATATTCATATTGACCCGCAAGAGACGAAAGTCGTTATTCGTTATCGCATTGACGGAATTTTACGCACGGAGCGGGCGTTGCCAAAACATATGCAAGGAATGTTAACGGCGCGCATTAAAATTTTAGCGAATATGGATATTACGGAACATCGTGTCCCACAAGATGGGCGCATAAAAATGAATATTGATTTTCATCCTGTCGATTTGCGTGTATCAACATTGCCGACCATCTATGGCGAAAAAATCGTTATGCGCGTCCTCGATTTAGGGGCAGCGTTAAATGATTTAAATAAGCTCGGTTTTAATAAAGTTAATTTACAACGGTTTATTCAACTCATTGAACAGCCGACAGGCATCGTTTTAATTACAGGGCCAACTGGTTCAGGAAAATCGTCGACACTTTATGCCGCGTTAAACCGTTTAAACGGGGAACATGTGAACATTATTACAATTGAAGATCCAGTTGAGTATCAGCTTGAAGGAGTCAACCAAATTCAAGTCAATCCAAATGTCGGGATGACATTTGCGGAAGGGCTGCGCTCCATTTTACGTCAAGACCCGAACATTATTATGGTAGGGGAAATTCGCGACCGGGAAACGGCGGAAATAGCTATTCGTGCGTCGTTAACAGGACATCTAGTGTTAAGCACGCTGCATACGAATGACGCATTAAGCACGGTCGCGCGTTTAATTGATATGGGCGTTGAACCGTTTTTAGTTGCAACATCGCTATCTGGTGTTGTGTCGCAACGTCTCGTGCGCCGCGTTTGTCGAGATTGCCAAGAGGAACATGAACCGACGAAGCGGGAGGTGGACATTTTTGCTCGCCGTGGTTTGAAAATTGAAAAAGTGATGCGCGGTCGTGGCTGCCCAACGTGCAATATGACCGGATATAAAGGGCGTATTGCCCTGCATGAATTAATGGTCATGTCTGATGAAATGAGAAAGGTCATTTTAAATGGCGAACCGCTTTCGAAATTGCGTGAAATAGCGATAAAAAATAAAATGATTTTTTTAATTGATGACGGATTGTTAAAAGTGAAACAAGGGCTGACGACAACAGAAGAAGTGTTGCGTGTAAGCATTGTATAA
- a CDS encoding type IV pilus twitching motility protein PilT produces MKQKVDAMLRAAFELKASDIHLTVGIPPIFRINGDLKRYGQDVLSPTDTEQMAKAIVPEHMWTRFETDGELDLSYSLSGVSRFRVNVFKQRGCISLAIRIVPTKIPTLDELQLPDVLKKMVAKPQGLILVTGPTGSGKSTTLAAMIDYMNKTMRKHIITLEDPIEYVHKHDSCIIDQREVGTDTSSFANGLRAALRQDPDVILVGEMRDLETIQTAVTAAETGHLVFGTLHTSSAPATIDRIIDVFPPEQQGQIRIQLATVLVSIISQRLFPRAQNNGRIAATEILINNAAVANLIRNGKTHQIPSIMQTSRALGMHTLETSIKELVQQGLIAKEVVAPYLQEG; encoded by the coding sequence ATGAAACAAAAAGTAGATGCGATGTTGCGTGCTGCATTTGAATTAAAAGCATCCGATATTCATTTAACGGTCGGTATTCCTCCGATTTTTCGCATTAACGGAGATTTGAAACGATATGGGCAAGATGTATTGTCGCCAACCGATACAGAACAAATGGCAAAAGCGATCGTTCCAGAGCATATGTGGACGCGCTTTGAAACAGACGGCGAATTAGATTTGTCATATAGTCTTTCAGGCGTTTCACGTTTTCGTGTGAACGTATTTAAACAACGTGGATGTATATCGTTAGCCATTCGTATCGTACCGACGAAAATTCCAACGCTTGATGAACTGCAATTGCCGGACGTATTAAAAAAGATGGTGGCGAAACCACAAGGGCTCATTCTCGTCACGGGGCCGACAGGGAGCGGAAAATCGACAACGTTAGCTGCGATGATTGATTATATGAATAAAACGATGCGCAAACATATTATTACGCTTGAAGATCCGATTGAATATGTGCATAAGCATGACAGCTGCATCATTGATCAGCGCGAAGTCGGAACGGATACGAGCAGCTTTGCAAACGGGTTGCGCGCTGCTCTTCGCCAAGACCCTGATGTCATTTTAGTCGGGGAAATGCGCGATTTAGAAACGATTCAAACGGCAGTGACTGCTGCTGAAACGGGGCATCTTGTATTCGGAACGCTTCATACGTCAAGCGCACCAGCAACGATTGATCGAATCATTGATGTGTTCCCTCCTGAGCAGCAAGGACAAATTCGTATTCAATTAGCGACCGTTTTAGTTTCAATTATTTCGCAAAGATTATTTCCGCGCGCCCAAAACAACGGGCGGATTGCCGCGACGGAAATTTTAATAAACAATGCAGCAGTCGCCAATTTAATTCGCAACGGAAAAACACATCAAATTCCAAGCATCATGCAGACGAGCCGCGCGCTCGGTATGCATACGCTTGAAACGAGCATAAAAGAGCTTGTTCAGCAAGGTTTGATCGCTAAAGAAGTCGTTGCACCGTACTTGCAGGAAGGATGA
- a CDS encoding type II secretion system F family protein, protein MAQFRYEARDMRGRVKKGTIVAPSRRDVIMKLREQRLKVIDVREVPQTLLTKEITFGNPVKLQHFVIYLRQFATLLKAGVTIVDATRILAEQTESKALKKSLLRIEEQLRNGQPLSVAMMNDSKIFPPLVINMIRAGEASGSIDETLERLADHFEKVHRTRQKIVSALAYPIVVGIIAVIVVIFLLVGVVPTFVSMFADFGADLPSITKFVLRASEVMQTYWWGVLLLLLSTYGVLMLLRRQKKTKYYLDVIVLRMPIFGGMMQKAVLARMTRTLSSLFSSAVPILQALTIVEAVVENEVVARVIRTSRDALERGESLTEPMKRHWAFPPLVTQMIAIGEQTGSLDAMLAKVADFYEAEVEAATDRLKSLIEPLMIVLLAGVVGTIVTSILVPMFDIFNHIQQ, encoded by the coding sequence ATGGCGCAATTTCGCTATGAAGCGCGTGATATGCGCGGACGAGTAAAAAAAGGGACGATCGTCGCTCCATCGCGGCGAGATGTCATCATGAAGCTGCGTGAGCAACGGTTAAAAGTGATCGACGTACGCGAAGTGCCACAAACGTTATTAACGAAAGAAATTACATTCGGTAACCCCGTCAAACTACAACATTTCGTTATTTATTTACGCCAATTTGCGACGCTTTTAAAAGCGGGAGTGACGATTGTAGATGCTACGCGCATTTTAGCGGAACAAACGGAAAGCAAAGCGCTAAAAAAATCGTTGTTGCGCATCGAAGAGCAACTAAGAAACGGACAACCGTTATCTGTAGCGATGATGAACGATTCAAAAATTTTCCCTCCGCTCGTCATTAATATGATTCGAGCAGGAGAGGCGAGCGGGAGTATCGATGAAACGCTAGAGCGATTAGCTGATCATTTTGAAAAAGTGCACCGCACGCGGCAAAAAATTGTTTCCGCTCTAGCGTATCCGATTGTTGTCGGCATTATTGCTGTGATTGTTGTCATCTTTTTACTCGTCGGTGTCGTTCCGACGTTTGTTTCAATGTTTGCAGATTTTGGTGCGGATTTGCCGAGCATTACGAAGTTTGTATTACGTGCAAGTGAAGTGATGCAAACGTATTGGTGGGGCGTTCTTCTTTTGTTGCTTAGCACGTATGGGGTACTGATGCTGCTGAGAAGGCAAAAAAAGACGAAATATTATTTAGATGTGATCGTATTACGCATGCCGATTTTCGGTGGAATGATGCAAAAAGCGGTGCTTGCCCGCATGACGCGCACGTTAAGCTCGTTATTTTCAAGCGCGGTACCGATTTTACAGGCGCTTACGATCGTTGAAGCAGTCGTTGAAAATGAAGTTGTTGCTCGTGTCATTCGCACATCGCGTGATGCGCTTGAGCGCGGAGAATCGTTGACCGAGCCGATGAAACGACATTGGGCGTTCCCCCCTCTTGTAACACAAATGATTGCGATCGGAGAGCAAACGGGTTCACTTGATGCGATGCTTGCGAAAGTTGCCGACTTTTATGAAGCGGAAGTCGAAGCGGCTACCGATCGGTTAAAATCGCTTATTGAACCGCTTATGATCGTCTTGCTTGCCGGCGTTGTCGGGACAATCGTCACATCCATTTTAGTCCCGATGTTTGATATATTTAATCACATTCAACAATAA
- a CDS encoding prepilin-type N-terminal cleavage/methylation domain-containing protein, protein MLKKLIRNEKGLTLIELLAVIVILGIIAAIAIPSIGGLIDNSKKDAHVANAQQMINAAKIAVTADKDLIPANGKYTVLPLAYLENKGYLETVKDPDGGTTTYTKALKDYNGEPIPFQSDPKGKYSYVLIENKNTKLKYYVKLINSSRGVFGKDGAAVEEKDLKRDAVNDIKN, encoded by the coding sequence ATGTTAAAGAAATTGATTCGCAATGAAAAAGGTTTAACGTTAATTGAGTTATTGGCCGTTATCGTTATTTTAGGGATTATTGCAGCTATTGCAATTCCGAGCATCGGGGGATTAATTGACAATTCGAAAAAAGATGCGCACGTAGCAAACGCCCAGCAAATGATTAACGCGGCGAAAATTGCTGTAACGGCGGATAAAGATTTAATTCCGGCTAATGGGAAATACACAGTACTTCCGCTTGCTTATTTGGAAAACAAGGGCTATCTAGAGACAGTAAAAGATCCAGACGGGGGTACTACAACATATACAAAAGCACTTAAAGATTATAATGGCGAACCAATTCCCTTCCAAAGTGATCCAAAAGGAAAATATTCCTATGTACTTATAGAAAATAAAAACACAAAATTAAAATATTATGTGAAACTAATTAATAGCTCACGTGGTGTTTTTGGTAAAGATGGAGCTGCTGTAGAAGAAAAAGACTTAAAACGTGATGCAGTAAACGACATTAAAAATTAG